Sequence from the Helianthus annuus cultivar XRQ/B chromosome 13, HanXRQr2.0-SUNRISE, whole genome shotgun sequence genome:
tacccacctcagaatatactcccgtatcaaggtatgcgcgAGAGCTCATCTTattggtgagtataccatttatcatctgtttttgacgtataagctaatgtgagatactcacttatttgaatttcagatgcaaagggcacaggagcaagtcatttgtgatagaatcacGTATTAAGGAAGAACTTGACTCCCGCATAATtttgtgggacatgtgattgtttatcacttatttgggtcGAATGCATCAAGAATTAaggatatttacacgtatgtatggtatcatggaagatctagacttgcgtccccgttattttccggtaaaagaaacaaccatgatacccagatgataaacagcataaacacCACGTATCttagaacctcggcaatctatctaatgaaattacggtaccaagaccatatatccgagagatgcgccacacgagttacgcagttcattatgtttatataccaaaaacaggttcttatttacgcgtaaaacctaccgaagcaacgtataatgaagctgtcacagttaacggttaattttatgcatataacaatagtcctgcaccagatacgactaaccgatgtactatcatttcccttatatctcaacacgactttattttaaatttttcatatgtttttgtatttttatgaaatttatcctacaactaagtaaagtatttttggagtttttcaatttttcgaaagctgtaagaactgtacagaaaagataaaataaagtttctatgcgagttttgaaagcattttactctgggttgatcatgccaatcattcggaccagattttcaaatctagcccgatcgaatgttttcgtaaacaggtcggcaagattatccaaggtgtctaccctaaccacttctattaaacccttctcagcacagtcgcgaataaagtgatgcctaacatctatgtgcttagtgcgtgagtgattaactggattgtttgttatggaaatggcagagttgttatcgacaaggataggagttcgagtaaaattcaaaccgtagtccctcatttgctgcGGAATCCACAAGacctgagcacaacagcttgaagcagcaatgtactcggcctcgcacgtggatagagaaacggcaacttgctttttgcattgccaagagatAAGACGATTTCCAAGAAGTTGTGCGccgccagaggttgactttctgttcaGCCGGCACCCTCCGAAATCTGCGTCAGCATATGCGAtcaaatccagaccaccttcagctggataccacaatccaagcttaggcgtccctttcagatatctgaaaatacGCTTGGCTGCTTTCAAATGAGACTCCTTCAGAGTTGATTGgtacctagcacacaaacaaacagagaacataatatctggtcgtgaagcagtaagatacatcaatgaacctatcattgctcgatatagagtcggatccacttcaggatctttctcatcatcgggtgaaagcttgagatttgtcggtagaggcgtgtcatagggtaagctatcttccaatccaaatcttttgagaatctcgtggacatactttgtctgatgcatgtacgtcccggttttttcttgactcacttgaagacctaaaaagaaggataactcgcccatcgcgctcatttcaaaTTTTGACTTCATCACCGCTTCGAACTCACGACACAATTGAAGgataactcgcccatcgcgctcatttcaaattttgacttcatcaccgcttcgaactcacgacacaattcttcatttgaagaaccaaaaattatgtcatcaacataaatttgtacaatcagaaaatctccccctttcttcaaaatgaacagtgtggagtcaatcgcaccacgcgagaacccatgctccaatagatgcttcgacaacgtctcgtaccaagctcgaggggcctgatggagaccgtagagagccttgtccaacaaatagaccttgttgtctaaccctggagcttcgaaacccggtggttgggacacatacaccgtttcatgcaatttcccgtaaaggaaggcgcttttcacatccaactgatagactttgatacgcatgtgagtagcaaaggctagaaacaaacgaatagcttccagtcttTCCACCAGTGCATAAACTTCggtataatcaatcccttcctcttGATTGAAGCCTTAAACAACTaaccgtgctttgtttctgacaacgacacccttatcgtctttcttgcacttgaaaacccatttcgtgttgattgcatgttggccctttggaagatcgaccaaattccacacctttaacttgtcgaactgagctaactcttcttgcatcgcctcacaccaagaattatccttcagagccatttgatagttcttcggctctatctgagagataaaacattcatgcaggctaagattgtagatttcttctttcttgatagcagagaacagacattgcatttctgaaatactccttcgcgtttgcactcccgcatttggattcccaatgatattatcaacaggatgatgaatatttgttcttggaactgggattgccggagcttgtagattgtttcccaaattcgattgaatctccccctcagcatttgcattactactagaagcttgatcattaccagaagacgcattaacatttggatatgctgaaaagtcaacgtatagatctccacctgtagtttgagcagctgcattagggatctgctcagcaacaacatcatttacggacgaagaatcagcgactggaacattcgaagacacattagtaggaatacttgctctccagctcgcatccacttcatctttgttcacaagatgtgtgtatacaacctccgaatcttcttctgaaacatcaggaagatcaaacgaatcaaacaatttatcataatcataaccacttttgggaccgaattcggacggtggaggatcaaaactcaaaggagttatgtcaaacacgatctccacgattcgcttcttgatgttataaacgcgtttgtttggagttccattggcataacccaaaaagaacccaatttcaccaatttcccccattttcggagtatctttggtgcgttGGATAACACACTTAATCCCAAAAGGCTGAAAACCAGATAGGTTCGGTTTCCtgttttcaagcaattcataacacgttttatcttctcttttgacagtaagcacatgatttaacacataacatgcagtgtttaccgcctcggcccagaagaaaattggcaattttgattcagaaagcatagtgcgggccgcctcaatcagggtacgattcttccgttctgcaactccattctgttgaggaacatatggagcgctgaactgatgaactattcccatttcccgacataactcatccatataTACTGATTTTTAAACTCAATGTcgttgtcacttcggattttcttaataggaagtgaataatttttctcaagttgtttgaattagtctcttaaaataccagcagtttgatcctttgtttttaagaaaaatacccaaGAGTAACGTGAGAAATCGTCAGTGACAACCAAACAATAAGACATcccaccaatgctagcaacatggatcgggccgaaaagatccatgtgaagcaattcaagtggtttttggatCGAGTTAgctgttttcggtttatgaggctttcgtttaatttttcctttttcacatgattcacatttgttgtgcatattgaaactacgtaaaggaacccccaacaccaagttgtttttcactaagtggttcatttttcgcagatgcacgtggcccattctcctatgccagagatacgattgatcttcagtcgcctttgaaagtagacaagtcactggagcagacgagttaaccaacgggcgcatgtccataacatatgtgttattcacccttggagccctcataacgatccaatcttcaggaacagcaaatcccggacgcaagacgaagcaagctttatcagtgaacaacatcgtgtacttgttatcacagatttgagaaaccgacatcaagttatgcttcaattcttcaacatagttcactttatgcagcgtgatttttccatttgacacagagccttcaccggtgatgtatccacccttttcaccggcaaagttcacataaccaccacgaatttgtttaaaattgttcagtaactctttatttcctgtcatgtgtctggaacagccactatcgatataccaaatatagatagccctcttcagctgctcctacactccccaacaaaaatttagttagagtgtgggacccaagccatgatggtcttgggtcgtcctgattcgtcaacataagaaaactctttgaaataaccatcatcgcctctgtgtccaccatttccatttcggaaattgttggaatgagtcaccgcaaatcgtggattatacggagttgacgatctgttggtataaccagagtttccataccctcggcttccatagttttggtaactgtaattttgattcctgggtggctcaaaattcctaccaaatctaggagcatcttcatgtcttgagaatgatcgtggatgattatccgaatgcggtctttgatttggaaatcagggggtgacgcatttcgatcattcacgaatttgttctgtgcatgaggtctaATATAGTTGTTGTTCGAACCTCCAGAACGTTGCTCATTCTCAACTACTTGGAAAGTgacatgattttgtcgtctgtgaggggttttctcacgagtatcatgtctttgagAGGTATTTTCCGATCTGTCCCCACGGTTAATGACAACAGGTTTCTCCTcctgatcctgattttgttgtgatttaacatttggtttgataactggttttacttcttgtttaatcactttgtttttctcaaccttctgatttttaccatttttcttttcaacattaactgcttcattttgtggtttttcaacaaaaggtttcctttgatcaggatcaacaagagatttacccttgtcatctggacagtctgctgctaagtgtcctttcccacgacacttgTAGCATTTGCGAATTTTCGCAGCATTCTTTGGACGTTCCTCGTGAGTGGTCGAAGATGATGAGTCGttggtggaatttttcaaaatttggttcacatactgagagttggaacctgtttcgatttttacttcttctttgataaaatcctcccctttaacaaactcagttttagGAACATTTTtcaaaccctttttatttttcccacgtgactttggttttgacttctcattttgaacttgattaagcatttccaaaatcttattgcttatcaaattttcaatgttttcaagatTTACTTCACTTTTCTTTGAAACTCCACTCATCTTCGACTGATCTGAGTCAGTAACTTCATCTggctcagattctgactcactttgTGGTTCAACCGTCAGAGGAGTCTTTGGCACAAAATTTGCcaattcaggatcaatgcttggcaTCGATGTATAGTTATAGTTTACCGGAGGAGGCACCTTAGTATAACCAATGCCGAacatttcttcctcagattctttgagacgttggctgttAATACAGAAATTCATCACTTCGGATGAATCACTGAATTTTTCAATCTTTCGttgcaaatctaaaatcagattatctttttccaaaatgattttgttcttttccaaaacacaattttgattcatttcaagttcagattttaattcctgatttCTAAGATTACCCACAAccacaagtctctcaaattcagagatatcatttttcagcgcttttatcttaatttggtgttctttatccgaattagataaaacagcaatgagttctctggatttttctaaatctgcaattaagtttgtgttatgaagtgcatatctatcaatcttagtcacaaactcaacacatctagcacatcgcctgtctacagaagatgattttacctcaatgccagccatgaatgcacaagcctcgttttcaacggagttttcttccaaccttttagcttctgcatccgcaaattgctgcatttcagctgtggagatgttgaattcaaagcgttctccctgttctccatcttctgtcttgTTAGTCTTTTCAACAGTCTCTTCAATCGAGGGATCTTCATTTTCAGCAACATTCCCCGAGTCCAATTCTTCCCCAATAACCTCAGCTACAACTGCAAGTTCCTCAATGCTACTCTCTTCGACAATCTCCTCACACacttcttcgttcacaatttcagctataaatgcttgtgacacaatagctcccgaaatgtcttccaaagcacaaccccagtcataaggctcagtcacattctgtagaggttgagccaccatagcattgtttgtcgaaggtgTAAGATTGTCAGACCCACTTGAACGAGCACTTGAGTTAGAGGTAGCCGTTGAAGCattgttgtgaggtcttgaattaCTTCCTCGAGAATTGTTGTCAGATCTTTCCATTttcggctttcgacaatcacgtgcgaaatgcccgtagataccgcagttgtaacattttactttggacatgtcgactcccattcgagtctttgtctgacctcctatgaacttcctacccgtCTTCAACAGAAACTTCTTCGCTCTACGGACTAACAGTGCCATATTGAGTTGTAGACCAAGTTCTTCCATTTCATCTTGATCTTTTTGATCAAAGTCTtcatcgagacttgacggttcaacgAGCTTCCCAAGACAGAAGTTCTTGTAGGCAGTCATGAAGGACGCCAACAGACTCATGTTTTCTTCAATTAACTTCAAACAGGTTGCATCTATCTTAGGAATGTTCAAGcttgttccttgagatttctgagctccactagaagagtacatccCTTGATTAGAATTGGTTGTTCCACCTGAACTGTCATTGTTGCTAATAaaggcgtgttcacttgcaggaccttcattctccgaatacaaagcaacaccgactccaccattactacccttctccgttggtttcgaagccttatataactgaggatcttggatcttctcgaaatcagatgcttgatcttccatattccaagcataaccCCTCAGTTTCTGAACAGCTTCTTCCAATGAAAGCTCTTCGTAGAGAACACCCTCTCTGATCAAagcggtgtacatattccattctctcgaaagacaattcagaaacttctcaaccttctcGATTTCCGTGTAGATACCCTCTTGacttctatcaagttcgctcagcagatgataaaatcgattcactgtgtcatcaaatgattcattctttaaagccttgaacacaacgaattgagtcttcaaacgttcgagacgtcatttcttgtacatttcgtttccttcatatcgctggatcatactatcccacaattcctttgagctatttctcttacggaacgtatgaagtatagactgtgtcattgccatcgttatcattgacatagctttctcttcacagtCATAAAACTTCTTCTGGTCGTCAGTGAGTGCCAAATACGTATCAATCGTCAACGTACGtactggagtagctccacatcctttaacgatacacaaccagattttgatgtcttttgctcgtacatatctttcgaaacgctccttccactcaggaaaatcaagctcgtttatcaacaaaggaggtttgtcgctacttcctacctcagcattgtgcttgaggttttgcaccattgcagtcagattgttgtttgccatttcagAAAACAACAGAGAACTTCCAAGCAAGAACTGTGTCACAGAAGACTTTTTCTAAGTTCAAACTCGGTGTGAAAACACGGAGTGAAATGTCTAAGATTTTAATCAGAGTGTAAAACCCAGATCACCACCTGAAATAAGACACAAAACCTCGGACCTACTGATCAAGTCCTGGATTTAAAGACTCGGACTCAATTGAAATCACAACGAGACTCCAACAAAGTCGGACTTAATATGATACTAACAAAAGAGACTCTAAAATTCGGACCTAATAAAAACTTAGACTCAATGAGTAAAAATCGGACTAAACTAATAACAGAAACTCGGACTGAGTTAACTAAAAGTCGGACTATATAAAAATTTTAACTAAAAGTCGGaatatataaaaatttaaaactCGGACTAAACCAACTACTTATAACTCGGACTCCTAAATAATCATTAAAATACGGACTCTTAAATAAGAACAAGAAAAATTCGGAcagaaaaaaaaggaaaaaaaaaactcgGTGAAAAGATCGGACTAGGTGAAAAGATCGGACTTTATATAtctatattaaaaaaaactcCAGGATACTAAAACTCATACACTCTAATAGACTATTAAAAACTCGGACTCCCTATCTATCTTAAGAGGTTAAAACTCGGAATAGGGACAATGAAACTCAgacaaaaaaacaaaacaattaaaaagTCGGACTTACTAACACTAAGGTTAAAATTCGGACAGAATAAAGGTAGGACTGAATGATTTGAAACTCAGACAAGTCTCAAAACTCAGAAGAGACCAATCTCCGGactatctccccaatgtgactaCACACTGGTTCAACAATACCCCGGAGACACAAACACAAAGTGTAAACCACGGACAAAGCTTCCAAAGATCAAACTCAGAATCTTTTTCACCTTCAAAACTCTGTAGAACAAGAACCAAAAACCCctgtaaaacccagatgaagaaaacactaaaaatcaccaaactactcaaaatccatcatcaaatcactagatatgaatgaagaatcatgaataaaacacaaaaactcaCAAAACTCTCACTAAACCCTATCAAAGTATGAACTTTTctcaccaaaaccttcaaactaggaacacctacagtagtatgagcacactgctctaataccacttgtaaggcctcctaatccaagatctcactcagctaaagcaaccaacaggtgtgcggaatccacctgatgatcaaccactgcagatgaaacactagaatgcaaggatttgagagagaaatcaagaatacactaagtattcttgatgaagatgaatgacgtcactcacacaaagcagtcgccagacaaaacacaatgattagggttaggtgcacagaatttcacacagaatcgccgccttgtctattccacattaaagtatatatacaaggcaaaGCCCGGACTTTCAAGGctaactagaaagcccggacaaacaaCTACACAAAGAAACTCTGACTTTTGTCCCTATACAAAACTCAAACACAAGTCCTAACCAAAAACTCGGACCTCAAGAATCcatcctaaaacttggacaaaatgtccaTAGGATAAACTTGGGACTAATTTTCAACAtgtgtacaataaagaccctaataAATTGagagacatgcacttatcaccaaaagtgcattaacaatCATCATGCAGCGTGTTGAAGAATGATCGTTGACTGTTCATTGGATTTCAGAAGACAATCTCGACTCTGCAAATTAAGGACGTTTTCTATTTAAATTTTGATCCGATTTGGTGGTACAAAAAGTTGTAGACTCCAAATTTCTTAATTAAATTTAACCGGGCTTGGGTTTGATGGTTTTAATTTCATGCTAATTGCTTATCTTACCAAATATATTCATCATGCTTTTTATGAACCATTATCTTGTTGTTGTTTTTTCTCAGACAACCCACAACCCTCTGATTGTATAAATTTAAAATATTCACCAAGATTTTTTTAGTATTCTTGAGTTAGAatttaatcaaataaaaatttcGAAGGCAATTTTATTGATTGATTGAGTCAGCAAGATGTCAAAAACAGTTATACTGAATCTTGCTTGGATACCATGAAAAAATTGTGTAGTTTTTTGGTAAAATTGATCATGACTTATAGAGTAGCTGCAAGGTGTTGATCATCAATTCAATAAACTTGGGTTGCTTCTCAAGAGATCTACAGCGGATTGTCTTTAATGAAAGAAGATCTTTGGCAGATAACGAAAACTGAGCAATGCCATTATAGGTAAATGATGAAATCTTTGGTGCGAAGACCACAAACTCTATTTAATTAGGAAGTATTAGCGGAACATAATATCTCCAGAAGATATTTGTATTCTTTGTATATATCTCCATTTATTTAGGAGATCTTGTTTCCTATGTTAATTACCTTGTATCTTGTATATATACATCTTTACGTTATTAATAAAATGATGGAATTCTTCAAgattacatggtatcagagcatccGCTCTATACCCTAAAGCCAGCTGAATTCTTTCATCTTTAGATTTCGATCTGACGCACTAGGGTTTCGACCCATCTCAGCATAACACGATCCTGTCCTGTTATTCTCTGTCATCACCATGGGTGACAAGATTGAATCCTCCACCAAGCAGCCACAATCTGCTCCTCTTCACCCGGTCTACACGGTTACCGACATTCAAAAGAAGGTCCGTGTTCTTGATGGATCTAAGGTCACGTATTCTGCGTGGGTAAAGCTCTTCCAGCTTCATGCACGTGGATACGAGGTTTTGGATCACATCACGAAAGAACCGCCTCCTAAGGAAGACCCCACGTATGAACAGTGGGCGAAGATTGATGCTATTGTGCTCCAGTGGATCTACTGTACCTTATCCGAAGACTAtctccttcgagttcttgaagcCGAGTCAACTGCTCTAGAAGCCTGGAATCGTGTCAAGGCTATTTTTCTCAACAACAAATGACCACGGTGCGCTGCCCTTCAACAGAAATTCGTCAATCTCAAGCTTAGTGCCATGCCCTCGTTGGAAGCTTATTGCCAGACACTCCGGGATCTTGCGGCTCAGTTGAATGATGTGGGTTGTCCCATTAATGAACAAGGTTTGGTGTTGCAACTTGTTCGCGGGTTGCCGATGGAATACGATACTATCGGTTCCATTATCAACCAATCATTACCTTCGTGGGAAGAAGCATGCAATATGCTCGACTCTGAACTCGAACGACATGCTGCACGGGAAGGTACCCATTCAGCCCCATCTGAGGCTTTAGCCGCGGTGTCCTCATCGCCGCAGCCCCCTCGCCGTGACAACACTTCACGCCGTAATAACCAGCGGTCTTCTGGCGGCAACAGGAGAAACCAACCGGGTCGTGGCAGCCCAAATAACTTCTCTAGCAAGCCTTCTTATCAGGCCCAACAACAGCCACAATCGGGCCGGCAACAACAAGGGGCACGCGGGTCCAGGTCTTCACAACAGCTCGCAAATTGGGGCCAGAATCAGCATCAGCAGCCAACTAACGCAGCCCAACGGCAGTTTAACATGCCTCCTTATTGGGCCAGCTCCTATTGGGCCCCGCCACCACCCTGTCCCTACCCCACCCACCCGGGTGGGCCTCTCCTTGGCAGCCCACTTCTCAGCCAAATCAACAACCTTCACAACAGAATGCTCAGGCGCATCTCTCTGATGTTAACCCGCTGGAACCAACTGAACTGGCAGAAGCTTTCCAGGCTATGGCTCTGAATCTAGAAGTGCAAGATTGGGTTATGGATACTGGAGCCTCAAACCATCTCACCAAGGACGCAGGTATGATTTCCCATCCGTGTAAAAACTCTATTAAACATGTTTTAGTTGGCAATGGTCATCGTGTGCCAGTCCTTGGATCGGGTCATTCCGCCCTTCCCTCTTCCTCGAAACCTATTCAACTTAAAGACATTTTACACACACCTAATATTATCAAAAACCTTATTTCTGATCGTAAAGTTACTCGTGATAATTGGGTCTCTGTTGATTTTGATCCGTTTGGTTTTTCTGTGAAGGATTTTCCGAGTGGGATGATTTTGAGTTGGCACAATAGCTCCAGCAACCTCTACCCACTCACTGCCTCTACACCGCCTGGTGCTTCCGCCTTTGTTTCCACGACTGATCCAGATTTTTGGCATAATCGTCTAGGGCATCCCGGCTTGCATGTTCTTGATTTTTTAAGTACTAATAAGTTTATTTCATGTCATAAACTCAGTCGTTCTTCGTTTTGTAACTCGTGCCAAA
This genomic interval carries:
- the LOC110900732 gene encoding uncharacterized protein LOC110900732 — protein: MGDKIESSTKQPQSAPLHPVYTVTDIQKKVRVLDGSKVTYSAWVKLFQLHARGYEVLDHITKEPPPKEDPTYEQWAKIDAIVLQWIYCTLSEDYLLRVLEAESTALEAWNRVKAIFLNNK